One window of the Bombus pyrosoma isolate SC7728 linkage group LG5, ASM1482585v1, whole genome shotgun sequence genome contains the following:
- the LOC122567315 gene encoding uncharacterized protein LOC122567315: MKRGTKCVAQTINLSNPETCVRPKRIQKLVHADMMQPCPSIVAGSSSYWTPRPVPIKICTRKDMQRTCPPKLCECPQKTLPKTSGYKFCNILLFLVKSSIAAGLVYWTHTEGLWGSSADVEDLYRRIMATLAPTLDDREVIELPRINDFKNTMIQKYNYALFTIMNCIVSASMILRRQLQSMLVDVEPAKVEPSDAESSDDTTDPEEES, from the exons ATGAAAAGAGGAACGAAGTGTGTCGCGCAGACCATCAACTTGTCCAATCCGGAGACATGCGTAAGACCAAAGAGGATTCAGAAGCTCGTTCATGCAGACATGATGCAGCCTTGTCCGAGCATAGTAGCTGGAAGCTCGTCTTATTGGACTCCGAGACCGGTGCCCATTAAAATCTGCACGCGGAAAGACATGCAAAGAACTTGTCCGCCAAAG CTCTGCGAGTGTCCGCAGAAGACATTGCCAAAGACGTCGGGTTACAAATTCTGTAACATTCTGCTCTTCCTCGTGAAAAGTAGCATCGCGGCTGGTCTCGTTTATTGGACGCATACCGAGGGCTTGTGGGGTAGCAGCGCCGACGTCGAGGACCTGTATCGCAGGATAATGGCTACGCTCGCTCCCACTTTGGACGACAGAGAAGTA ATCGAATTGCCTCGCATAAACGATTTCAAGAACACGATGATACAGAAGTACAACTACGCCTTGTTTACCATAATGAACTGTATCGTGAGCGCATCGATGATACTGCGGAGGCAGCTTCAAAGTATGTTGGTTGACGTCGAACCAGCCAAGGTCGAGCCATCCGACGCCGAATCTTCCGACGATACGACGGATCCCGAAGAGGAAAGTTAA